The genomic DNA GAGCAGGCGTTATGCCCGCGCGTCGCATAGATTCGATGTTTTGATGACTTCGTGTAAATGCCAGTTCGTTCGAACAGACCACTACACCCCCAAATGAGCGAGACGTTTTAGATGAGTACAGCTAGCACCAAATCCGAATCACAGCTGATGACAGGTGCGGATATCCTAGTCAAATCGCTGGTGGATCATGGTGTCGACGTCCTGTTCGCCTATCCCGGCGGGTGCAGCATGCCGATGCATCAATCGCTGACGAAATTCGGGACCGAAGTTCGCACAATCCTGCCGCGCCACGAGCAGGGGGGCGGTTTTGCCGCTCAAGGTTACGCCCGCAGCACCGGCCGCGTCGGAGTTGTGATGGCGACCAGCGGCCCCGGAGCGACCAACTTGGTCACCGCGCTAGCCGATGCAAAACTCGACAGCATTCCGATGGTTGCAATTACCGGCCAGGTTCCGACCGGCGTGATCGGCACCGACGCTTTCCAAGAGACCCCGATCGTCGAAGTCTGCCGCGGGATCACCAAGCATCATTATTTGGTCACCGACCTGGAAGATCTGCCTCGCGTGATGAAAGAGGCGTTCCATATCGCGACGACCGGCCGTCCGGGCCCCGTTTTGGTCGATATGCCTAAAGATGTTCAGATGGCATCGATCAGCGTTCCCGACGAGGTGGAAATGAATCTGCCCGGCTATTTTGCCGAAGCGCCAAAGGTTGCTCCCGAAAAGGTTCGCCAAATCGCTGCGGCGATCAAAATGGCGAAGCGACCGATGATCTACGCCGGTGGCGGCATCATCGCTGCAGGTGCTAGCCCTCAGTTGCGCGAACTGGTTCGCAAAACCGGGATCCCAACCACGATGACCGTGATGGGACTCAGTTCGTTCCCGAACCAGGACGAACTGTCGATGGACATGTTGGGCATGCACGGATCGGCTTACGCCAACTATGCCGTTCGCGATTGCGATCTGTTGATCGCGTTGGGCGTTCGTTTCGACGATCGCGTGACCGGCAAACTGGCCGAATTCGCCAAGCACGCCAAGATCATTCACGTCGACATCGACGCTTCGGAATTGAACAAGAACAAACCGGTTCACATCCCCGTCAACGCGGACGTTGCCGATACGCTGAACGAACTGCTGAAGATCGTCGAAGCACCCACCGACATCAGCCAATGGGTCGCCGACTGTAAGGCCCTGAAAGCCAAGTATCCGTTCAAATACGACGAATCGTTTGACGGCATTCTGCAACAGCATGCCATCCGCACGCTGTCGAACCTGACCAAAGACCGCGACACCTATGTCTCGGTGGGCGTTGGGCAGCACCAGATGTGGGCGGCTCAGTTCTTCCAGTTCAACAAGCCGCGAACTTGGGCTTGCAGCAGCGGATTGGGAACGATGGGCTTTGGTCTGCCTGCGGCGATGGGAGTTCAAGCGGCAAACCCCGACGCGTTAGTGATCGACATCGATGGCGACGGCAGTTTCCAGATGAACATCCAGGAACTGGCGACCTGTTTCTGCGAAAAGCTGCCCGTGAAGGTCCTGTTGCTGAACAATCAGCACCTGGGAATGGTGGTTCAGTGGGAGGATCGCTTCAACGAACGCAACCGCGCCCACACCTACTTGGGCCCGATCGATCACGAAGAAGCTCGCGGTAAGAGCAACGTCGATCGCTTCGCCTACGCTCAGAAGCGTTATCCCGATTTCGTCGGGATCGCCAAGGGATACGGCTGCGGTGCGGCCACGGTCAGCAAGAAGTGCGACCTCGAAGGAGCCCTCTTGGAAATGATCAACTACGACGGTCCTTATCTGTTGGATGTCGAAGTTCCTTACCAAGAGCACGTGTTGCCGATGATCCCGACGCAGCACACCGTCGACGACATGATCCTGGAATAAGCCCAGGCGATTCAGTACCGCGGGCGTAGGCATCGCTGGCGGATCCAAACTTGGCTGTCGCCCCGATCGAATGATTGGGGGCGACAGCCTTTTTTCGCATCGATCTTGGATCGGCGGCCTGTTAGCTAGCACGTCACAGGCCGCGCGAGAATTCAAGTTTCTCTAAACTGCCACTTCCGTTACACTACCGGCCAACGGATCATCCAGCGGAAGTCACTATGAATGCAGCATTGAGTAAGAAGAAGCGATCGGCTCGCGACAGCGAGACCGCCGATGCGAAACCAAATCAATCGTTTCGCGAGACGGTGGAATCGATCGTCGTGGCGATCATCTTGGCGCTGCTGTTCCGCGCGTTTGTCGCCGAAGCCTTCGTGATTCCGACAGGTTCGATGGCCCCGACTTTGATGGGGACGCACAAGGATATCTATTGCCCGCACTGCGGCGAGAACTATCGCACCGGGGCGAGTCTCGAGCTGCCCGACCGCAACACCGGCATGGTCGTTGTTGGCACGATCTGTCCCAATTGCCGATCCGAAACGCCACTGGATCTAGAGGGGAACCCAAACGACGCGACCTTCTCGGGCGATCGAATTTTGGTCAGCAAGTTTTCGTATGCGTTTGGTAAACCGGAACGCTTCGACGTCGGTGTCTTCAAGAATCCTGGCAACGCCAAACAAAATTACATCAAACGGATCGTGGGGCTGCCCAACGAAACCGTCCGGATCACTAACGGGGATCTCTACATCCGCCCCGATGGATCCCAAGATTTCAAGATCGCTCGCAAGCAACAACTCTCCAAGCTGTTGTCGATGAGCCATCTGGTCCACGACTCGGCGCACCAGGCGAAAGAATTGTTGGACGCGCGATGGCCGCTGCGTTGGCAACCCTGGGACGAGGGAGCGGCTTCGCCACCGGAGGACTCTTGGAAGACGCGAGCCGACACCGGCGGGATGACAGCCAAGCTGGACGCCGGCCAATCTGAAACGCGCTGGCTGCGGTATTATCACGACTGGCCCGGCACCGATGCGTGGGACAAAGCTCGCAACGGGATCAAACTGGATAACGCCTCGCCCTACCGCGTGCTGCCGATCACCGACTTCTACGCCTACAACGGCTACCTGACCGTGCCGCGTTGGAAGGTCTACGACGAACAGGGTCAGTTCCTCAGTTCGTATCGTTCGGGGCAGAGTCTTTCGCAGTTTGGCGATGTCCAACAGGGAGCCTACAGTCGGATGGGCGCTCACTGGGTCGGCGATCTGTTGATGGAAATCGACATCGAAACCGAACCGGGCGAAGGTGCTCTCGATCTAATGTTGGTCCGCGCAGGCGTTGAGTATCGCTGCACGATCGACCTCACCTCCGGCGACGCGACGCTGAAAATCGTCGACGGCGACAAACAGCATCCCTTCGATCCGCCAGTCGGACAGGCCAGCGACGATCCAACGGCGATGCAGTCACCCGTCGGACAGACGACAGCGCGCGCGGGAGATCGGATCGATATCCGCTTCAGTAATTACGACGACGAACTGCGGTTGTGGATCGATGGCGACGAGGTCCTTTTCGATCGGCCAACGACCTACGACAGCCGCAGCTATCGAACGCGGGAAGAGGATCGCCCTTATTGGACCGCCGAAAATCCATTGGACGGTGCTCCGTTGGCGATCGGTGTTTCTGGCGTCGCCGCGACGCTGAACCATGTTCGCGTGTTGCGAGACAAGTACTACATCGCGTTGCCCAAGCAATCGCGTTACGGCAGTGCGTTTAATGATTACTCAAGCGATCACGGCGTCGCCAACGACCCGCGCAGCGTAGGCCGCATCTTGGGCAATCCCGAGGACTGGGGCACGACCAAGCTGTGGGCCGCTCGCCGTTCGCAAGAATACACGATGGACGAAGGGCAATATTTCCCCTTGGGCGACAACAGTCCTGAGAGTGCCGATGCCCGGGGCTGGACCGGCAAGCACTTTGTTCCTCGCGACCTGTTGGTTGGCAAAGCGGTCTTCGTCTTCTGGCCTCACCCCTGGAATACGCCGGTCCCCTTCACGCCTAACTTTCGCCGCATGAAATTGATCCATTGATCCCCGCGTCGTCGAACCCCGACGACGCGCTGCGACGTTGAACTCCGCAAACTCCATTGGCAAGGATGCCGAACATGTCACTAGCGATTCTCGAAGCGATCGATCTTCATAAAACGTATGGTCGCCGCAAAGTCGTCGACGGTGTGAACCTGCACGTCAACGAAGCGGAGATCGTTGGCCTGCTGGGCCCCAACGGTGCCGGTAAATCGACAAGTTTTAAGATGATCTGCGGGATGGTCGATCCCGATCGAGGTCGTGTCTGCCTGGGCGGCGAAGAGGTCACCGATTGGCCGATGTTTCGCCGCGCCCGCGACGGCGGGATGGGCTATCTGCCGCAGGACTCCAGCGTTTTCAAGAAGTTAACCGTCGAACAGAACATCCTGGCGCTGTTGGAACTGCTGGGACACAACCGCAAGCAACGGCAGGCCCGCTGCGAGGAACTGCTGACCGAATTCAGCATCACCCACATTCGCAAATCGCGTGGCGGTAAGCTCAGCGGTGGCGAACGCCGCCGCCTGGAGATCGCCCGCTGTCTCGTATCGAACCCGCGGATCATCCTACTGGACGAACCGTTTGCCGGTATCGATCCGATCACCGTGCAATCGATCCAAGGCGTGATCCACCAGTTGCGTGATTCGGGGATTGCCGTCTTGATCACCGACCACGCGGCCCGCGAGATCTTGAGTACCGTCGATCGATGTTACGTGATCGCCAAAGGTCAAGTGTTGGTCGATGGAACGCCCGACGTCGTCAAGCGTCACCCGCAGGTGCAAGCCGAATATCTGGGCGACTTGGACGCCGCCGAATCGCACGGGCAAAGCAGCCAAACCCTACGACACGATTCCCCCGCCCCAGCGGCCGCCGCTCCTGCTGCTAGCTCGGGACTGTTCAAATCCTCCGCCCCGCGCCGCCGCACCGACGTCTAATCGCGCGGCCTACGATCGCAGCAGCTATAGAATTCCACGGTTCAGCACTTCACCCTCCCGTAAACGCAGTTTGCGATGGGAGGGTCGAACCCGCGCAGCGAGGTTCGGGGAGGGCGGTCCGCGATTCAACCCGCGTCGCTCGACTCAGCATTCCCCTCCCCGGAAAACCTCGCTAGACGCTCGTTTCCCGACCCTCCCAGCTTCGCCAGGCGGGTAGATTCGAACGTCGCCAGCACCAGCAAGTCACCCTCCCGCAAACGCAGTTTGCGATGGGAGGGTCGAGCCAGCGCAGCGAGGTTCGGGGAGGGCCGTCCGCGCTTCAACCCACGTCGCTCGACTCAGCAATTCCCTCCCCGGAAAACCGCGCTAGACGCTCGTTTCCCGACCCTCCCCCGCTTCGCCGGGCGGGTAGATTCGAACGTCGCAAGCACCAGCACTTCACCCTCCCGCAAACGCAGTTTGCGATGGGAGGGTCGAACCAGCGCAGCGAAGTTCGGGGAGGGCGGTCCGCGCTTCAACCCGCGTCGCTCGACTCAGCATTCCCCTCCCCGGAAAACTCGCTAGACGCTCGTTTCCCGACCCTCCCAGCTTCGCCGGACGGGTAAATTCGAACGTCGCCAGCACGAGCACTTCACCCTCCCGCAAACGCAGTTTGCGATGGGAGGGTCGAACCAGCGCAGCGAAGTTCGGGGAGGGCCGTCCGCGCTTCAACCCACGTCGCTCGACTCAGCAATTCCCCTCCCCGGCAAACTCGCTAGACGCTCGTTCTCCGCCCTTCCCAGCTTCGCCGGGCGGGTAAATTCGAACGTCGCCAGCAACAGCACTTCACCCTCCCGCAAACGCAGTTTGCGATGGGAGGGTCGAACCAGCGCAGCGAAGTTCGGGGAGGGCCGTTCACAAGTCAACCCGCGTCGCTCGACTCAGCAATTCCCCTCCCCGGCAAAGTTGCTAGACGCTCGTTTTCCGACCCTCCCAGCTTCGCCGGGCGGGTGGATTGCATTGTTGTTAAAATGGCCTGCCTCAGCATGTTGCTTGAGAAGCCGTGCCTTCGGGCGACCGCTTAAAGCGTTTCAGCGATCACGCCGCGATCGGCTTCGTGGTCGTCGATTCCCAGCAGAGCTTTATCTTCGACGTTGGGGCCGGGCAGTTCGGGGATCGGTTCGTGCGAGAACCACTCGGTCATCGGGACCTTCCATTTGGGAAACTTACGTGTCCGATAGAGTGCTCCCATGTAGATGTCCGACGCGTCGGTCAGCCGTCCGTCTTCGGTCGCCAGATCGTACCGAACGCCGTAATGCATCCGCGCTCCGCCGACCTGTTCGCTGCTGGACCACCAGTGCGGTTTGTAGAAGCGTTGTTCGCAGACGTAGACGACGCCGCGCAGTTCTTTGCTGCAGCAGGAGATCTTGCCCAGCGAAAAACGTGCGTTCCAACGCTGCATCGGCTCGACTGTTTCCAGCATGACCGCATCTTCGACCGGACTGTCGCGTCCCAAAAAGATCTCGCTCTTGCGGGTCAAGAACATCGTCTCCATCACCCGTGGCAGATAGAGGAAATCAGGAGTGAACGGTGGCCGGTCGATGTCGAGGTTCAGAAAGACCTCGCGATCGGAAATGTCGTCCCCGACAACCAATGGCGTCCCTTCCGCGTCGACTAATTGGATATGAAAGGTTGCGGTACGGTAGTTCCCTTCGTTGAACAGCCGCGGGCTGCGCTCGTCGTTGCCGCGATAATATGATCCCGACAAACGGTTCTCGAGATCGGCAGGGCGTTCGGGGACCGGAGGTGTTCCGAAATCGTAGAAGGTCGCAAAGTGGATCTCTTCGGCGAGGGCGGTCGATGCGATGTGATCGCGCAGCGACCAGATCTCGTATCCCAAGTAGCCGCACAAGATCACCAACGGGATCACCGGGGAGACCTTGGCGGTCAACATCCGCTGCCGCAATGGCAAGCGTTCGGGTGGAAGGGACGCTGGTTGAGCAAATTGTTCAGCGACGTCGATCGCCGCTTCGGTTGGCGGATCGTCGCAGATTCGATTCGTAGACTGGTAGCCGTAGGCTCGCAAGCCGATCAGCAGAGTCAGCAGTAAACCGATCGCGACGTATCGCGTGTTGGTGTCGAAGAAATCACGCAGCCGATCGCCCCAGGCGAGGTTTTGTAATTGAGGCACTTCGCTGACGTACAGTTCCGCGTTTTGCTCGAACTCCTGTCGGCACTCATTGCAACAAAAGCGAACCGTTTTCCCTTGATAGGTCGTCACGTATTCGTCGGTTGCTTCGCGATCGCGCAGCACCGGACACATGACGTTGGTCGCCATCGCATGGCTGCAGACGACCGCCAACGAGATCGCGAACATCAGCGTTCGAATTGGGTTTTTCATGATCGGATCGTGCGGTAAAGAGGCTATCGAAGATCGCGAAAGAATCGGCAAGTTGCTGCACGACTCTACGACACCCTTTTTATCGATGATGCGAATTTGCAACGCATGCAGCTTGCCCGCATCGATTTCCCCAAGCGACGCGATGATGCAAACAGCACAATCGCTGCAACCGTTTAACTCACCTGCCCGTCGCGGGTCGCAGGACGGGGTTGCAATCGAATGTTGCCAGAAGACAACGTGCTGCGCTGTAGGTTTCCATGACAAAAACAAGCTTTGTGCCCCAACCCAATTGAGACCAACGATGAAACGGAAACTGCTTCGCGGACTGGCCTACGCCGTCGATACGGTCTTCCCGACGCGAATCCTGGCGACGCTCTGCTCCCTCGGATTTGGAATCGATCTCGCCCTGCAGATCACCAACTCGGGCGGCATCCTGGCTGAAGGCTCGCCGCTGGCGCAATTCACTATCGCAATGATGGCTTGGATGTGGATCACGCTCGCTTGGGCGATCTACGGACTCGCCCGAACCGCCGACTGGATTGAGGACCGTGGCGGTTCGCTTGCCGCGCGGCTGTTCCGTGTTGCCGTCGGCTGCACGCTGGCGATGATCGTTGCGATCAGCATCGGCAGCTGGGGGCTGAACGCTCAGATCGGTCGCTTCGCCACTTTGGATACGCTGCTGTTCCTCGTCGCCAACCCGCTCCTTTCGACTTGGGATCACATGGGCTCGGGTGAACGGCGATCGATCGTCTTGGCAAGCCTCGCTGCTCCGGCGGTGATCTGGGCTTTTTGCTGGTTGTTGCGGAACACGCCGCCGTTGTCTCGCGACCGCTCGCCGCGCGATCTTCGCGCCAGCTGGATTCTTGCCGGAATCGTGCTGATGGGGATTTGGATGCCAATCGCTGGCGATCTCAGCGCTCAACGATCGGCGTCGCGGATCGAATCGGTTCGCAGCCGCTTGCATCCGCTGGTCACGCTCGCCTCCTCCAGCTACGACATGTTGGCTCACGAACCGATCCAGGCGACGATCGATGCGAAATCGTTGGTCGCTCGCGACGCAACCTGGACCGTGCCGGAAAAGACAGCGCGGCCATCGGTCATCTTTGTCGCCATCGAATCGCTGCGATCGGACGTTGTCGGCTTGTGGCACCAGGGCAAACTGGTCGCTCCCAATCTGACTCGCCTGGCGACCGAAGGGCTCACTTGGAATCGAGCCTACGCGCAATCGACGCACAGCGATTATGCCGACGTCTGCATCGTTTCGTCCCTCTATCCGCTGCGGACTCAGCGGCATCATTATTATCGCAGCGACGATCCGTGGCCGAAGACGTTGGCTTTCGATCTGTTTAAGCAAGCGGGCTACGCGACAGCGATCATGTCCAGCCAAAACGAATCGTGGGGAGGGATGGATCAATTCCTGAACGTCCCTTCGTTAGATCTGTTCTTCGATTCGGCTCGCAGCAACCTGACGACCTACACATCGGCTCGCGATCCTGGGTTTGCGTTGGAACGAGCGGTGGGAGCGTTCCACGCCGGCAGTCTGTACGACAACCAAACGATGGACCGCACGCTGCAATGGATCGACCAGCAGCTTGCCAGTCAGACACCCTATTTCATCAGCATGAACCTGCAGAGTTCGCACTTTCCGTATGAGTTGCCGCCGGGGACGGAGGAGCCGTTTCAGCCGGCGCGGATGGATCGAGACGTGACGTTTATGTACCATCCGCCGGAGAAGACGCCGCTGGTTCGCAACGCCTACTACAATGCGATCCACAACTGCGACAAAGAGCTTGGCCGCTTGGTGGAACATCTCCGCGAGCAAGGCGTTTTGGACGATACGATCTTGGTTGTGTTGGGTGAAAACGGGGAAGCGTTCCACGAAAACGGATCGGTGGGGCACGCCCGCGAGCCGGTCGAACCGGCGCTGCACGTGGCGACGGTGATCCACGCTCCCAACCTCATCGCTCCGGCGACCGACGATTATCCGTTGGAACATATCGACGTCTTGCCAACCGTGATGGGGCTGCTCGATTGGCCGACGCATCCCAACTTGCAAGGTCGCGATCTGTTGTCGGATCAGCGAACTCCGTTGTCGCAGCGGCTGATCTTTCATCACGTCAACAGCGGTGCCGCGCTCGGCGATGCCGTGCAATGGGCCGGCCGATGGAAGCTGGTGATCGATCGCCAGCGTCATTCGGTTCAACTGTTCGATTTGGAAAATGACCCGCAGGAATCGACCGACGTGGCGAGCGAGCACCCCGTCATCGCGTCGGTCCTGCACGATGTCCTGACCCGTTGGTACGACCAACAATTGGCCTACTACCGCTTTCCAGCCTACTACCAAAAATTCTACCCGCCCCAACCGCCAACCCTCTCGGACCATCAGCTTCAGAAGTTGAATGATGCGGGGTGAGAGGGGGGCGCCCGTCAGGCCGAAGGCCGACACATTCTCTGCCGGAGGCCGGCATATTCCCTGCCGGTGGTGTAAACCACCGGTAGTAAGCATTGCGGAATCACGAGGCCGGAGGCCGGCACAAGTTCTTGCTGGCCCCAACCAAAACCAATGGCAGGTTGTAGTGTGTCGGCCTCCGGCCTTTGAAGCTTCTTGGGGCTTCTCAGTTCCGGTGGCTTACACCACCGGCAGTTGTTGTTCCGCCCTCCGGGCTCAGGAGTCCTGGAGGGAAAGCTAGTTAGCAGACACTGTGTGAAGACTGCTCGGATCAGGCCGGAGGCCGACACATCCTCTGCCGGTGGTGTAAGCCACCGGTAGTAAGCATTGCGGAATCACGAGGCCGGAGGCTGGCACAAGTTCTTGCTGTCCCCAACCAAAACCAATGGCAGGTTGTAGTGTGTCGGCCTCCGGCCTTTGAAGCTTCTTGGGGCTTCTCAGTTCCGGTGGCTTACACCACCGGCAGTTGTTGTTCCGCCCGTCGGGCTCAGGAGTCCTGAAGGGAAAGCTGGTGATCAGACACTGTGTGAACGCTGCGCGCAACAGGCCGCAGGCCGGTACATTCTCTGCCGGTGGTGTAAGCCACCGGTAGTAAGCATTGCGGAATCACGAGGCCGGAGGCCGGCACTAGGTCTTGTTGAACACAGCCAGAACCGTAGTCAGGTTTGTAGTGTGTCGGCCTCCGGCCTTGGAACTGTTTAGGCCTGCTAGATTCCGGTGGCTTACACCACCGGCAGTTGTTGTTCCGCCCTCCGGGCTCAGGAGTCCCGGTGTGAACCGAGCGAGGAGACTCTGGGCAAAGTCAGGGCGCAACAGGCCGCAGGCCGACACATTCCCTGCCGGTGGTGTAAGCCACCGGTAGTAAACATTGCGGAATCACGAGGCCGGAGGCCGGCACAAGTTCTTGCTGGACCCAACCAAAACCAATGGCAGGTTTGTAGTGTGTCGGCCTCCGGCCTTTGAAGCTTCTTGGGGCTTCTCAGTTCCGGTGGCTTACACCACCGGCAGTTCGTTTGCCGCCCTACGGGCTCAAGTACGCTACCGTTTGTCGGCCGGGAGTTCGATTTGCGACAGACCTTCGACGCCGCGGTCGGCTTGCCAGAGCCAGACGTTGCGATCGGCGAAATGTTTTAGTAGCGGCGCGTCGGCTTCTGGGCCCAGGCGATGGGCCCAGACGATGGGAGCGTTGTCGATGTCGGCGCGGTTGTAGACCCACTCGCGATGGACGTTGTGATCGGGTGAGTATTCAACCAAAACAAGATGTTTGCCCGGCTCTTGTTCCAGGAGTTCGACGATCTCGGATCGATTGGGCGATTCGATGCGCGTGGCGTTGCCGACTGCATACGCGATCAAGGCTAACAGGCTGTAGACAACGATTGTCGGCAGGACCATGCGGGCCAGCCGATTACTGTGTCCGGCGGCGTGCAGCCATCGCAGCGATTGGAACAACGCGACATAAAAAAGGCAGGCGACCGGAGCGACATAGTGCGGGAAGGTCCGTGAGTGGACGAATTGGAACTCGATCACCAACAGCCCCAGCACAACGGCGACGGCAAACACCATCCATCGGTCGCGGCGGATCAACGCTAACGCAGGCAACAGGCACAGACCGCCCATGAACGTGTAGAAGTGACTCAGATGCTGCAGCTTGCTGGTTACCAATGCCGTATACCCGGCGAACGTTTGCGCATCGAGTTGTCGCTGTCGGCACCAGTCGCGGTAGAAAGCTCCCATCGCGGGAAGGTTGTATTCCGGAACCGGCGGCAATGCGTTCCAGATCACCATCGAGGTGGCGGTGTATTGTTTGGAGTGAGCCGAGTAGGGCAACTGAGTCGCCCGGCCGGTGACCGCCGCGTTGTTGATCGCCAGGCTCGCGATCCCGATGCCGCCGATCAACAGGCTCGGCAGAGCCAACTGAACCAAGTTGTTGATACGATCCGAGGCGGGAGACTTCCAGATCCAGCGGAGCAACACAACCGCTGCGACGCCGCAGAGCAAGAAGCCTTCCAGCGGGCGGCTGTTCGCCAAAATGACCGCTCCGCAAGCAAACAGGCTGGCGTATTGCCAGACCGGGCGTGGCCAACGGTTGCGGTCGATGATCCGCCGCAGGGCGCCGATCAACAGCGAACCGCCGAGCAGTTGGACTCCGCCGCCCCAGTAGGTTTGTCCCCAAGCCATCAGCATCGGGACGTTAATCGCCAGCAACAGTCCGGCAATCAGAGCCCAGCGACGATGGAGCCAGCCGCGCAACGCCCAATAGGTGGCGGCGATTCCCAGAGCCAACGCCAGCCAGCTGCCGACGATCGGATGCCCGGTGGTCACCTGCCCTATCGCCAGGAAGATCCCGTTGCCTGGCGGATACTTGGACATGTAGCTGGGCTGCGAGAGGACGTGGTAGGTCTCGAAGTGTTTCCAATACGGATGCGTTGGATTGGTCAGCCGCCCCGAGGCGTAGGTGTCGGCGGCCAGCAGATAACTGAACTCGTCGTGAATTCGAGGCAACGGATACCGAATCAGCGTCAGGCCGAGATTCGTCAACAACGAGACCGACAGCACCAGCAGCAGGCTGATCCAGGGGCGTTTGGAGAGCGAATCGATCGCCGCGACAACACGCCCGCCGCCCGAATCGCGCGGGCCGCTGAACCAAAACGCCACCAATAGACTAACACTCATCAGCATCAGACTCAGCGAATCGGGCAGGCCTTGGTAGTTCGTCACGTTGTTTGGGCGTTGGTGAAACTGGCGTTTGGGTAACCGCAACCTTAGGCGGCGCGGGGGACACGTTCAGGGTATCGCCTCGGAAATCTAGCTCTAGCCGCTGCAACAGCAATCGCAATCGGACGACAGTGGCTAGCAAAGGGTCGCGGTCCAATCGGTTTTGACGAAGATCGGGGCTGTTCGATCGCTGCCCCTGCGGCGGCGACCTCGACACCGCCACGTCGGCTTTGGGCGGGACCGGTTGCCATTGGCGGGGAGGCGTCGAAACGGGGGCGAGCGAGAGTATGAAATGGCCGTTTGCCCCCCTGCAAGTCGACTTGATCGATGGTTATAGTGCTTCCATCTTGCCTATCGTTCGAGAATGCGTAGAGCATACTGTGAAATACCTGTTTATCATCACTCTCAGCATCGCCTTGTTCGCAACCTGGTTGTTGTGGTCGGGGCACTTTGACGATCCTTTCCTGATCGCTTTGGGAGTTGGATCGTGTCTGATTTCGGTGGCGATCTCGCGGCGGATGAAGATTGTCGACGAGGAAGGGGCGCCGGCTCACCTGGGCCTGCGACCGTTCACCTCCTACGCGCCGTGGCTGATCAAAGAGATCGTGCAATCGAACATGGAAGTCACAGGGATCATCATGTCCCCCCAAATGCAGCTGCAACGGAGCATGATCCGCGTTTCGGCGAACCAACAGACCGAACTGGGCCGCGTGATCCTCGCCAACTCGATCACCCTGACCCCCGGCACGGTGACCGTTCGCGTCGAAGGCAACTCGATCTTGGTCCACGCTTTGTCGTTTGAAGGGGCCGCCGAAGACCTCTCCGGCGAAATGGATCGCCGCGTTTGCGCATTGGAGAAGTAACGATCATGACAGGCATCTTCCTGATAACATCGATCGCGATCCTGATCACGATGGCGTTGGCTCTGATCCGAGCGATGCTCGGCCCAACCGTTTTCGACCGCGTGCTGGCGCTGAATATGGTCGGAACCAAAACCGTGCTGCTGATTGCGGTGGTGGATGTCGCCACCGAGCGAGGCGATTTTCTCGACCTGGCGCTCCTCTACAGCCTGATGAACTTCATCGGGATGGTCGCCCTGCTGCGATTCACCGAATACGGAAGCTTCAGCCGCGAGGGGACCGAGCTATGATAGCGCTCGATATCCTCAGCTGGATCCTGATGTTGACCGGTGCCTTTTTTTCGATCGTCGGTGGAATCGGGATCGTCCGCTTGCCCGAGTTCTTCTCGCGGCTGCATGGTGCTGGGATCACCGACACGATGGGTGCCGGAGCGATCTTGCTGGGGCTGGTCTTCCAAGTGGGGCTCAGTCTCGCCGCCGTGAAGTTGATGATGATCTTGTTTTTCTTATTGGTGACCAGCCCTAGTTCGTGCCACGCGTTGGCGCGTTCCGCTT from Rosistilla carotiformis includes the following:
- the mnhG gene encoding monovalent cation/H(+) antiporter subunit G, which gives rise to MIALDILSWILMLTGAFFSIVGGIGIVRLPEFFSRLHGAGITDTMGAGAILLGLVFQVGLSLAAVKLMMILFFLLVTSPSSCHALARSAFTHGLKPVLDSSPRDGSSGTEA
- a CDS encoding sulfatase family protein, which translates into the protein MKRKLLRGLAYAVDTVFPTRILATLCSLGFGIDLALQITNSGGILAEGSPLAQFTIAMMAWMWITLAWAIYGLARTADWIEDRGGSLAARLFRVAVGCTLAMIVAISIGSWGLNAQIGRFATLDTLLFLVANPLLSTWDHMGSGERRSIVLASLAAPAVIWAFCWLLRNTPPLSRDRSPRDLRASWILAGIVLMGIWMPIAGDLSAQRSASRIESVRSRLHPLVTLASSSYDMLAHEPIQATIDAKSLVARDATWTVPEKTARPSVIFVAIESLRSDVVGLWHQGKLVAPNLTRLATEGLTWNRAYAQSTHSDYADVCIVSSLYPLRTQRHHYYRSDDPWPKTLAFDLFKQAGYATAIMSSQNESWGGMDQFLNVPSLDLFFDSARSNLTTYTSARDPGFALERAVGAFHAGSLYDNQTMDRTLQWIDQQLASQTPYFISMNLQSSHFPYELPPGTEEPFQPARMDRDVTFMYHPPEKTPLVRNAYYNAIHNCDKELGRLVEHLREQGVLDDTILVVLGENGEAFHENGSVGHAREPVEPALHVATVIHAPNLIAPATDDYPLEHIDVLPTVMGLLDWPTHPNLQGRDLLSDQRTPLSQRLIFHHVNSGAALGDAVQWAGRWKLVIDRQRHSVQLFDLENDPQESTDVASEHPVIASVLHDVLTRWYDQQLAYYRFPAYYQKFYPPQPPTLSDHQLQKLNDAG
- a CDS encoding Na+/H+ antiporter subunit E translates to MKYLFIITLSIALFATWLLWSGHFDDPFLIALGVGSCLISVAISRRMKIVDEEGAPAHLGLRPFTSYAPWLIKEIVQSNMEVTGIIMSPQMQLQRSMIRVSANQQTELGRVILANSITLTPGTVTVRVEGNSILVHALSFEGAAEDLSGEMDRRVCALEK
- a CDS encoding monovalent cation/H+ antiporter complex subunit F, whose product is MTGIFLITSIAILITMALALIRAMLGPTVFDRVLALNMVGTKTVLLIAVVDVATERGDFLDLALLYSLMNFIGMVALLRFTEYGSFSREGTEL